AGTGCGGTGACATCGTCTTTGGTAAGGCCGGTGGTGGGCACGGGAGGGAGGAAGTGGTAATCGATGTGGTGTGGCCAGGCGTAGAAGCCTTTATCGGCCGGGTTGACTATTTTAGTATGAAACAGCAGTGAAGGGATGACGGGCACCTGTGCCTCTATGGCGAGGGCGAACGCACCATCATAAAAGGGCTTAAGCGGCTCATTTGTGCGGTTTCTCGTTCCTTCCGGGTAGAGGAGCATGTGCATGCCTTTTTCGAGCGCTTCACGCATCTGGATGACGCTGTTTTTACGGCTTTGTTCATCTTTGCGGTCTACCATGATACCACCGATACGGTAGAGTACACCGAAGAGGGGTATTTTACCCATGGATGCTTTGGCGAGGGTTTTATTTACGCCAGGAACGCCCGGGGTTGTTACCGGTACATCGATCAGTGCGTTGTGGTTGCAAACGACCACATAGGTTTTCCCATTTTCAAAATATTCCTGTCCTTTGATACGGACCGGGCAACCGATGAGCGGCATATAGATTTTCATCCATATTCTGCCGATGGTGATAAAGCCCCATGTTTTTTTAGGGTCCGGGAAGAAGGAAAATATCCAGATGGGAATAAACACGATCAGCATGGTTCCTGCGAAAAGCAGGAGCGCGTACAGTGCAAAGATTTTTCCGAAGATGTTTTTTATCAGTTTCATATAGCCAGTCACTTTCGCTAATGGGGCGTGCGTTAGCTAATATATTAATTTTTTCCCATTTGAAATTATAATCTCCAGTCGACGGGTTCTATGCCTGCTTTGGAGAGGATTTCATTTGTTTT
The Chitinophaga sp. Cy-1792 genome window above contains:
- a CDS encoding 1-acyl-sn-glycerol-3-phosphate acyltransferase translates to MKLIKNIFGKIFALYALLLFAGTMLIVFIPIWIFSFFPDPKKTWGFITIGRIWMKIYMPLIGCPVRIKGQEYFENGKTYVVVCNHNALIDVPVTTPGVPGVNKTLAKASMGKIPLFGVLYRIGGIMVDRKDEQSRKNSVIQMREALEKGMHMLLYPEGTRNRTNEPLKPFYDGAFALAIEAQVPVIPSLLFHTKIVNPADKGFYAWPHHIDYHFLPPVPTTGLTKDDVTALKEKVFKIMWDYYVNTNV